A window of Argopecten irradians isolate NY chromosome 1, Ai_NY, whole genome shotgun sequence contains these coding sequences:
- the LOC138334479 gene encoding uncharacterized protein isoform X3, with translation MEEDLRTHTWIIRFLHFTSLRKNMNTYNIYKSIVIPIMLYLLWMLLIVIPMTILPCKEPSSDIMLKLLNFLSCIVTCCQRDIQKHFLLESVETKALCNGLPPAVEEKNILSLIFEFRDFIIAILIKYYEGQCLADIYTQNLCEHAVSDRGNCKRMHDRTTHIGGAEVFERTVNEHVGESRDSSHDGPSTEQDENFTFVTGNANIFSNADRSTQYPSEEIGFESTNGPHISTEHREIENVQPNDSQNIYRSHDILPTATENYSRGDSTKTIQSTSSLSHNRSARRDHLDLDKSQNNEEPSENDAESHQQTNEKRKSEIHFDVTKKPESKTIQLESNKLRHTKEHIFDTNVLECKEDHGNDNKRNFTENLPSSTIRNSEKLLHITETKSTRKTDHTYGPGYGEQNCKYCEKTFSEEGFEANETDITVKLPFETGEIGTAKRGGIALEQSEEIKEMCDGETPDFPGVLGDLENVFTLTYEELLNSASLDVDCCTGNDVCLNTSLTTSSEAMRRHHTDGCKKNATTSGNPKFFKNLRMEVRSESNLKIVLKKVLSPNSNDIDVADETRNYFTGNNQLPCFNHIRQLRQLREVTFIKQNVSNVRDRHLSSGIVLGVHNDRCESKAFNRSSLHETISDEREGSRAVGADGGSQLLTINSTSSETKAPLDVIAAIGVCSVTESMVYEWGRLKTFFNFPMNNPMMPVTLAKYGFYYTGDSDVVICFSCNVAHGNWQKGDSVYTVHYQKSRRCRFMNGEDKRNVPIHGDKAVSVDRRAGGRDISSRGSDGAEQNAILSTPGMVTSLFLELKPSKKNRYNWEYTKSSRGIRY, from the exons cTTACATTTTACAAGTCTCCGGAAAAACATGAACACCTACAACATTTACAAAAGCATT gtCATACCAATAATGCTGTATTTGCTATGGATGTTATTAATTGTTATTCCTATGACAATTTTACCGTGTAAAGAACCATC TTCCGATATCATGCTGAAACTATTGAACTTTTTGAGTTGTATTGTAACTTGTTGTCAAAGGGATATACAG AAACATTTTCTGTTGGAATCGGTAGAAACCAAAGCTCTGTGTAATGGTTTACCACCTGCAGTTGAAGAAAAGAATATCCTTTCTCTTATTTTTGAATTTAGAGACTTCATTATAGCAATACTCATAAAATACTACGAAGGTCAATGCCTAGCTGACATATACACACAAAACCTGTGTGAACATGCCGTTTCTGATAGAGGAAATTGCAAAAGAATGCATGACAGAACGACGCACATAGGAGGCGCTGAAGTATTCGAACGAACGGTAAATGAGCATGTAGGAGAATCACGCGATTCAAGTCATGATGGACCTTCAACTGAACAAGATGAAAATTTTACCTTTGTAACAGGCAATGCCAATATATTTAGCAATGCAGATAGAAGCACTCAGTATCCATCAGAGGAAATTGGATTCGAATCTACGAATGGACCGCACATATCAACAGAACACAGAGAAATAGAAAATGTACAACCAAATGATTCCCAAAACATATATAGGTCACATGACATATTACCGACTGCAACAGAAAATTACTCTAGAGGAGATTCCACTAAAACTATACAAAGCACTTCCAGTTTAAGTCATAATAGAAGTGCTAGAAGGGATCATCTAGATTTAGATAAATCTCAAAACAATGAAGAACCTTCCGAAAACGATGCGGAGAGTCACCAACAGACAAACGAAAAAAGAAAATCAGAAATACACTTTGATGTTACAAAGAAACCCGAAAGTAAGACGATTCAACTTGAATCGAATAAACTACGTCATACCAAGGAGCACATCTTCGATACAAATGTATTGGAATGCAAAGAAGATCACGGGAATGATAATAAAAGGAATTTTACAGAAAACCTTCCATCGAGTACAATTCGAAACTCAGAGAAATTACTACACATAACAGAAACAAAAAGCACTCGTAAAACGGACCACACATATGGACCTGGATATGGAGAACAAAACTgcaaatattgtgaaaaaacGTTTTCTGAAGAAGGCTTTGAAGCAAATGAAACTGATATTACAGTCAAACTGCCATTCGAAACTGGCGAAATTGGTACTGCAAAGAGAGGAGGTATTGCTCTAGAACAAAGCGaagaaattaaagaaatgtGTGATGGTGAGACACCAGACTTCCCTGGCGTCTTAGGTGATCTTGAGAATGTATTCACATTGACTTATGAAGAATTGCTGAACTCTGCATCCCTCGACGTAGACTGTTGTACAGGTAACGACGTCTGCTTGAACACCTCCCTAACCACCTCAAGCGAGGCTATGAGAAGACACCATACTGATGGATGTAAGAAGAATGCAACAACCTCTGGGAATCCAAAGTTCTTCAAGAATCTTCGAATGGAAGTTCGATCAGAAAGTAATTTGAAAATAGTCCTGAAAAAGGTCCTGTCCCCAAACAGCAATGATATCGACGTCGCTGATGAAACCAGAAATTATTTTACAGGAAACAACCAACTTCCATGTTTCAATCACATCAGACAGTTACGACAGTTACGCGAAGTAACTTTCATCAAACAAAATGTATCAAATGTTAGGGATAGGCATTTATCTTCAGGTATAGTACTAGGAGTCCATAATGATAGATGTGAAAGTAAGGCTTTCAATCGTTCATCACTTCATGAAACAATATCCGATGAACGGGAAGGATCCAGAGCAGTGGGTGCCGACGGTGGATCTCAGTTACTTACTATCAATTCAACTTCTTCAGAAACCAAGGCTCCATTGGATGTAATCGCGGCCATAGGTGTCTGTTCTGTCACCGAGTCCATGGTATATGAGTGGGGGAGACTGAAGACGTTCTTTAACTTTCCAATGAACAATCCAATGATGCCGGTTACTTTAGCTAAGTATGGATTCTACTATACTGGTGACAGTGATGTAGTGATATGTTTCAGCTGCAATGTAGCCCACGGCAACTGGCAAAAAGGCGACTCGGTCTACACCGTGCACTACCAAAAGTCACGACGATGTCG GTTCATGAATGGAGAAGACAAACGAAATGTTCCCATCCACGGAGATAAAGCTGTATCTGTCGACAGAAGGGCAGGTGGAAGAG ATATTTCGAGTAGAGGATCGGATGGAGCGGAACAAAATGCGATACTGTCAACACCAGGAATGGTTACATCATTGTTTCTAGAACTCAAGCCCAGCAAAAAAAACAGATACAACTGGGAATATACCAAAAGCAGCCGAGGGATCCGGTATTAA
- the LOC138334521 gene encoding uncharacterized protein isoform X1, producing MFYIFQSQIGNSLNSSSHGFDSTTSQYQNLSTVDRNIGANRHLTGRSTVTIIRPNLHGQGGVPTASHLNTFRQYQQPKRSHLTNEDNRSSEHQNYTATSEQSSCKSSSSTPLPPCQQSASGGNDKYRQPYKTGETKDGHVEITDKLKQIGFNKYSIQQFWQLLQRNHETDTNAAINLILDSFSVKHPPRQESSWSQDPTSLELPSLISVPEEDGPSLIAPCGRRSSSSSYGSTSQCGSQYGYKTTKRDVAVQTESHPKQRGDPKSPGEGTSTSDMPTTSPEPQGATASPQLTPTANTSRGKSE from the exons atgttttatatatttcagtCACAGATTGGTAATTCATTAAACAGTTCGAGTCATGGGTTTGATAGTACTACTTCCCAGTACCAAAACTTGTCGACTGTAGATAGAAATATAGGGGCTAATAGACATTTAACAGGAAGGTCAACAGTTACTATCATAAGGCCTAACTTGCATGGACAAGGGGGAGTTCCTACAGCAAGCCATCTGAACACATTTCGCCAATACCAGCAACCTAAACGAAGTCATCTGACAAACGAAGACAACAGGTCGTCAGAACACCAAAATTATACAGCAACCAGTGAACAATCTAGTTGTAAGTCATCTAGTTCGACACCACTCCCGCCGTGCCAACAATCCGCTTCAGGTGGAAATGATAAATACAGACAACCCTACAAAACAG GCGAAACCAAAGACGGGCATGTTGAAATTACTGATAAATTGAAACAAATTGGTTTcaataaatacagtatacagcAATTTTGGCAACTTCTACAACGCAATCACg AAACGGATACAAATGCGGCCATTAATCTAATACTTGACTCCTTTTCCGTCAAACATCCACCTCGGCAGGAAAGTAGCTGGTCACAAGATCCAACTTCACTCGAGTTACCCTCGCTTATCTCAG TGCCGGAAGAAGATGGTCCTTCATTGATTGCTCCGTGTGGCCGCCGGTCGAGTTCTTCAAGTTACG GGTCGACAAGCCAATGCGGAAGTCAGTATGGATATAAAACCACGAAACGAGATGTCGCCGTCCAAACTGAAAGCCATCCAAAACAAAGAGGGGATCCTAAATCGCCAGGAGAAGGAACTAGTACCTCTGACATGCCAACAACATCCCCAGAACCCCAAGGAGCCACGGCTTCACCACAGTTAACCCCCACCGCCAACACGTCAAGGGGGAAAAGTGAGTAA
- the LOC138334521 gene encoding uncharacterized protein isoform X2: MDTETDTNAAINLILDSFSVKHPPRQESSWSQDPTSLELPSLISVPEEDGPSLIAPCGRRSSSSSYGSTSQCGSQYGYKTTKRDVAVQTESHPKQRGDPKSPGEGTSTSDMPTTSPEPQGATASPQLTPTANTSRGKSE, from the exons ATGGATACAG AAACGGATACAAATGCGGCCATTAATCTAATACTTGACTCCTTTTCCGTCAAACATCCACCTCGGCAGGAAAGTAGCTGGTCACAAGATCCAACTTCACTCGAGTTACCCTCGCTTATCTCAG TGCCGGAAGAAGATGGTCCTTCATTGATTGCTCCGTGTGGCCGCCGGTCGAGTTCTTCAAGTTACG GGTCGACAAGCCAATGCGGAAGTCAGTATGGATATAAAACCACGAAACGAGATGTCGCCGTCCAAACTGAAAGCCATCCAAAACAAAGAGGGGATCCTAAATCGCCAGGAGAAGGAACTAGTACCTCTGACATGCCAACAACATCCCCAGAACCCCAAGGAGCCACGGCTTCACCACAGTTAACCCCCACCGCCAACACGTCAAGGGGGAAAAGTGAGTAA
- the LOC138334545 gene encoding uncharacterized protein, translating into MSISFVFKFQKHFLLESVETKALCNGLPPAVEEKNILSLIFEFRDFIIAILIKYYEGQCLADKYTQNLCEHAVSDRGNCKRMHDRTTHIGGAEVFERTVNEHVGESRDSSHDGPSTEQDENFTFVTGNANIFSNADRSTQYPSEEIGFESTNGPHISTEHREIENVQPNDSQNIYRSHDILPTATENYSRGDSTKTIQSTSSLSHNRSARRDHLDLDKSQNNEEPSENDAESHQQTNEKRKSEIHFDVTKKPESKTIQLESNKLRHTKEHIFDTNVLECKEDHGNDNKRNFTENLPSSTIRNSEKLLHITETKSTRKTDHTYGPGYGEQNCKYCEKTFSEKGFEANETDITVKLPFETGEIGTAKRGGIALEQSEEIKEMCDGETPDFPGVLGDLENVFTLTYEELLNSASLDVDCCTGNDVCLNTSLTTSSEAMRRHHTDGCKKNATTSGNPKFFKNLRMEVRSESNLKIVLKKVLSPNSNDIDVADETRNYFTGNNQLPCFNHIRQLRQLREVTFIKQNVSNVRDRHLSSGIVLGVHNDRCESKAFNRSSLHETISDEREGSRAVGADGGSQLLTINSTSSETKAPLDVIAAIGVCSVTESMVYEWGRLKTFFNFPMNNPMMPVTLAKYGFYYTGDSDVVICFSCNVAHGNWQKGDSVYTVHYQKSRRCRFMNGEDKRNVPIHGDKAVSVDRRAGGRDISSRGSDGAEQNAILSTPGMVTSLFLELKPSKKTDTTGNIPKAAEGSGIKRGPPPATSASRASSRTAIQTTTSLQTVSPNSSATASPLTTTNPALTPKGAPNGHSSKMGSGDACNQQQPMNQQHPTTLDQRQQLRLEQTGGGQQPLQRQQDQTLVNGDARNSSNTGAATNFNNTEAAAARPRYPNYSSVTSRAGTFNGFPNHLDQTPLVMAKAGFFYAGYGDYVRCFVCGGGLRNWEPGDDPWVEHARWFPRCIHVKQHKGQSFINLVLQRQRELTLPNEYISIPGQTSSHGQSVTTQTASVQTHNDRQTGTTTSQKFAGKHTESKFETNNSTSTFGSPEKTDQELRQSFREDMNSPAVRGLIDMGYDDWTIQTAIQRLRQNQGSEELTEPALMEIISGFKKQTGSCNIQGPTAEAKEIQNVEFKTPRSQIARPGLRGGIAANSFTDEELKSIQEENAQLKEQMKCKICLDNDVCISFLPCGHLCCCAECAPVMVKCPICRQIIKGSVKTFLS; encoded by the exons ACTCATAAAATACTACGAAGGTCAATGCCTAGCTGACAAATACACACAAAACCTGTGTGAACATGCCGTTTCTGATAGAGGAAATTGCAAAAGAATGCATGACAGAACGACGCACATAGGAGGCGCTGAAGTATTCGAACGAACGGTAAATGAGCATGTAGGAGAATCACGCGATTCAAGTCATGATGGACCTTCAACTGAACAAGATGAAAATTTTACCTTTGTAACAGGCAATGCCAATATATTTAGCAATGCAGATAGAAGCACTCAGTATCCATCAGAGGAAATTGGATTCGAATCTACGAATGGACCGCACATATCAACAGAACACAGAGAAATAGAAAATGTACAACCAAATGATTCCCAAAACATATATAGGTCACATGACATATTACCGACTGCAACAGAAAATTACTCTAGAGGAGATTCCACTAAAACTATACAAAGCACTTCCAGTTTAAGTCATAATAGAAGTGCTAGAAGGGATCATCTAGATTTAGATAAATCTCAAAACAATGAAGAACCTTCCGAAAACGATGCGGAGAGTCACCAACAGACAAACGAAAAAAGAAAATCAGAAATACACTTTGATGTTACAAAGAAACCCGAAAGTAAGACGATTCAACTTGAATCGAATAAACTACGTCATACCAAGGAGCACATCTTCGATACAAATGTATTGGAATGCAAAGAAGATCACGGGAATGATAATAAAAGGAATTTTACAGAAAACCTTCCATCGAGTACAATTCGAAACTCAGAGAAATTACTACACATAACAGAAACAAAAAGCACTCGTAAAACGGACCACACATATGGACCTGGATATGGAGAACAAAACTgcaaatattgtgaaaaaacGTTTTCTGAAAAAGGCTTTGAAGCAAATGAAACTGATATTACAGTCAAACTGCCATTCGAAACTGGCGAAATTGGTACTGCAAAGAGAGGAGGTATTGCTCTAGAACAAAGCGaagaaattaaagaaatgtGTGATGGTGAGACACCAGACTTCCCTGGCGTCTTAGGTGATCTTGAGAATGTATTCACATTGACTTATGAAGAATTGCTGAACTCTGCATCCCTCGACGTAGACTGTTGTACAGGTAACGACGTCTGCTTGAACACCTCCCTAACCACCTCAAGCGAGGCTATGAGAAGACACCATACTGATGGATGTAAGAAGAATGCAACAACCTCTGGGAATCCAAAGTTCTTCAAGAATCTTCGAATGGAAGTTCGATCAGAAAGTAATTTGAAAATAGTCCTGAAAAAGGTCCTGTCCCCAAACAGCAATGATATCGACGTCGCTGATGAAACCAGAAATTATTTTACAGGAAACAACCAACTTCCATGTTTCAATCACATCAGACAGTTACGACAGTTACGCGAAGTAACTTTCATCAAACAAAATGTATCAAATGTTAGGGATAGGCATTTATCTTCAGGTATAGTACTAGGAGTCCATAATGATAGATGTGAAAGTAAGGCTTTCAATCGTTCATCACTTCATGAAACAATATCCGATGAACGGGAAGGATCCAGAGCAGTGGGTGCCGACGGTGGATCTCAGTTACTTACTATCAATTCAACTTCTTCAGAAACCAAGGCTCCATTGGATGTAATCGCGGCCATAGGTGTCTGTTCTGTCACCGAGTCCATGGTATATGAGTGGGGGAGACTGAAGACGTTCTTTAACTTTCCAATGAACAATCCAATGATGCCGGTTACTTTAGCTAAGTATGGATTCTACTATACTGGTGACAGTGATGTAGTGATATGTTTCAGCTGCAATGTAGCCCACGGCAACTGGCAAAAAGGCGACTCGGTCTACACCGTGCACTACCAAAAGTCACGACGATGTCG GTTCATGAATGGAGAAGACAAACGAAATGTTCCCATCCACGGAGATAAAGCTGTATCTGTCGACAGAAGGGCAGGTGGAAGAG ATATTTCGAGTAGAGGATCGGATGGAGCGGAACAAAATGCGATACTGTCAACACCAGGAATGGTTACATCATTGTTTCTAGAACTCAAGCCCAGCAAAAAAACAGATACAACTGGGAATATACCAAAAGCAGCCGAGGGATCCGGTATTAAACGAGGACCACCACCAGCCACGTCAGCTTCCAGGGCCTCTTCTCGCACAGCTATACAAACTACTACATCGCTACAGACAGTTAGTCCTAATTCATCAGCTACTGCATCTCCTTTAACAACAACGAATCCCGCACTTACACCCAAAGGCGCACCGAATGGTCATTCAAGTAAGATGGGATCTGGTGATGCTTGTAATCAGCAACAGCCCATGAACCAGCAGCATCCAACGACACTGGATCAGCGTCAGCAGTTGCGCCTGGAACAAACCGGCGGAGGTCAGCAACCACTACAGAGACAACAAGACCAGACATTAGTAAATGGAGATGCAAGAAACTCAAGTAATACGGGAGcagcaacaaacttcaacaatacGGAGGCTGCAGCAGCAAGACCACGATATCCTAACTACTCGTCAGTGACGTCGAGAGCAGGGACGTTCAACGGCTTCCCAAATCATCTGGACCAGACACCTCTAGTTATGGCAAAAGCGGGATTCTTTTACGCAG GTTATGGTGATTATGTCAGATGCTTCGTTTGTGGAGGAGGACTGAGGAACTGGGAGCCTGGAGATGATCCATGGGTGGAACATGCTCGCTGGTTTCCACGCTGCATTCACGTCAAACAACATAAAGGACAATCCTTTATTAACTTGGTACTTCAGAGGCAAAGAGAACtg ACACTTCCAAATGAATATATCAGCATACCTGGACAAACATCAAGCCACGGGCAAAGTGTCACCACTCAGACTGCCAGCGTACAAACACACAATGATCGCCAGACTGGCACTACTACATCACAAAAATTTGCCGGGAAACACACTGAATCAAAATTCGAAACCAACAACAGTACCTCGACATTTGGTTCTCCAGAGAAGACCGATCAGGAGCTCAGACAAAGCTTTAGAGAAG ACATGAATTCGCCTGCTGTAAGAGGTCTCATAGATATGGGATACGACGACTGGACTATACAAACTGCTATCCAACGCCTCAGGCAAAATCAAG GCTCTGAAGAATTAACTGAACCAGCACTGATGGAAATCATATCCGGCTTTAAAAAACAAACCGGATCTTGCAACATCCAAGGACCAACTGCTGAAGCAAAAGAAATCCAGAATGTGGAATTTAAGACACCAAGATCACAAATAGCACGACCGGGATTACGAG GGGGGATTGCAGCTAATTCTTTCACTGAtgaag AGCTCAAATCTATCCAGGAAGAGAACGCTCAGCTTAAAGAACAGATGAAATGCAAGATATGTCTGGATAATGATGTTTGTATTTCATTTCTGCCTTGTGGACATCTCTGCTGCTGTGCAGAATGCGCACCTGTCATGGTCAAGTGTCCAATATGTCGTCAGATAATCAAAGGCTCCGTGAAGACGTTTTTATCGTAA